The following are encoded in a window of Persicobacter psychrovividus genomic DNA:
- a CDS encoding AraC family transcriptional regulator, with amino-acid sequence MSKETLSIQIKNMVCPRCIMAVSDLLQQLQINYQEVGLGTVLLADQLSASQTEALASGLKDLGFELLSSRNAKLIAQLKQLIIEKIHHQEEEMTANWSDFLSAKLGHTYSVLTKLFSATEGITIEKYILKQKIEMVKEYLIYDERSLSEIAHQLNYSSVAYLSAQFKKETGMTPTQFKQLDRPKRSGIDEL; translated from the coding sequence ATGAGCAAGGAAACGCTTTCGATACAGATAAAAAACATGGTTTGTCCGCGGTGCATTATGGCGGTCTCGGATTTACTGCAACAACTTCAAATCAATTATCAGGAGGTTGGGCTGGGGACGGTGCTACTTGCTGATCAACTTTCAGCATCACAAACCGAGGCGTTGGCTTCAGGGCTGAAGGATTTGGGCTTTGAGTTACTTTCTTCGCGAAATGCAAAACTGATTGCACAGCTCAAACAGCTGATTATCGAAAAAATACACCATCAGGAAGAAGAAATGACCGCAAACTGGTCAGACTTTCTCTCTGCCAAACTCGGGCATACTTATTCAGTACTGACGAAGTTGTTTTCTGCAACAGAGGGCATCACGATTGAAAAATATATTCTCAAACAAAAGATCGAGATGGTCAAGGAATACCTCATTTACGATGAGCGGTCGTTATCGGAAATTGCCCATCAGTTAAATTACAGCTCGGTCGCTTACCTTTCGGCACAATTCAAAAAGGAAACAGGCATGACGCCCACACAATTCAAACAACTCGATCGGCCAAAACGCAGCGGCATCGATGAATTATGA
- a CDS encoding toxin-antitoxin system YwqK family antitoxin, which produces MNRLILWCLLVFSCSPTKEAATGTEPYTGPNAIRRSALTTTTHDDRAYYQGQPFSGSVYDLSMEADTVFKGEYQEGRPHGLVQKWYESGERQECRYFSDGLKDGPQVAFWKNGNKCFEYTAEREIYQGKLQEWNVDGQLIHLAHYKDGQEEGEQKLWYDNGKIRANYVIINGRRYGLLGTKNCVNVSDSLAVNQ; this is translated from the coding sequence ATGAACCGATTAATTTTATGGTGCCTGTTGGTTTTTTCCTGTAGCCCCACCAAAGAGGCGGCGACAGGAACGGAGCCTTACACGGGGCCGAACGCAATCCGACGGTCGGCCTTAACCACCACCACGCATGATGATCGTGCCTACTATCAGGGGCAGCCTTTTTCAGGGAGCGTCTATGATTTGAGTATGGAAGCAGATACTGTTTTCAAGGGTGAATATCAGGAAGGGCGTCCGCATGGGTTGGTGCAAAAATGGTACGAGAGTGGGGAGCGGCAGGAGTGTCGTTATTTTTCAGACGGGCTGAAAGATGGCCCGCAGGTGGCCTTCTGGAAAAATGGAAACAAATGTTTTGAGTATACTGCTGAGCGGGAAATTTATCAGGGGAAGTTGCAGGAGTGGAATGTGGACGGTCAGTTGATTCATCTTGCACATTATAAAGATGGGCAGGAAGAAGGGGAACAAAAATTATGGTATGACAATGGAAAAATCAGAGCGAATTATGTTATCATCAATGGTAGAAGGTACGGCTTGCTGGGGACGAAAAACTGCGTTAATGTATCGGACAGTCTGGCTGTTAATCAGTAG
- a CDS encoding chondroitinase-B domain-containing protein, with amino-acid sequence MKSFFSKLSMTLFLAAALGTVQAKNVVVKDMNALKDATKSAVAGDTISLASGRWTDAKIKLDLQGTPKAGIVVQAEESGKTILVGNSSLEMAGEYFTVKGLVFTDGYAQGRVAVRFKIGNKVAKHVRMSEVVIDHYNPADRFEKTSWVELYGQHNEIDHCYFGGKLNAGVLMAVKLNNAESRENYHHIHNNVFGSRPKLGSNGGETLRVGTSTYCTKTSGTQIENNIFDHCSGEVEVVSIKSSDNVIKGNLFRGCEGVMTMRHGDRNQVLGNYFIGLGESNNSGGLRIINGNHLIKGNYFQNLGGRRFFGPLAVMNGVPNSLANRYIRAHDVKIEDNHVFNCPHVELCVGSDRERTQTPDHILFKNNTFYNPNEGDIFTKLDDISGFTFKGNKYVNNGFKVKEKGMKAIPADTYHKTKEGLWASKNFTPELPVKDNEAGPQWYTPISDAIVLTDKHVKVASFDELTSAIKNAEDGETIEITAPEIHFADGIHLTHFVNIVYKGEGHSMFRYLANANQKPFFTIENGGSLKVSGITFNGRSDTGIVKAGISTSTSPMIKHYSLDVTDCTFQNFDGSDFCAFRAYTSTFADEITFKNCLFTNISGVALNINGQTEKKGRYSAEEVTIENCTFDKVMTGAMEITRMGNDESTTGPSVKLKNCDFIETGNKELGSAVLLWGVQQLDIDGLFFYNSGASGRTIRFEDPLWAVSKIDNILSINAGRIESYYKRKGEHVYEVNKKMNREEAMKLKTNNEFGGSFGTK; translated from the coding sequence ATGAAAAGCTTTTTCTCAAAGTTATCCATGACCCTTTTTCTTGCCGCAGCCTTGGGGACTGTGCAGGCGAAAAATGTGGTTGTCAAGGATATGAATGCGTTGAAAGACGCCACCAAATCTGCCGTAGCAGGTGATACCATCTCGTTGGCCTCTGGCCGATGGACCGATGCCAAAATTAAGCTTGATCTTCAGGGTACGCCAAAAGCGGGTATCGTTGTTCAGGCGGAAGAATCAGGAAAAACCATTTTGGTAGGCAACTCTTCTTTGGAGATGGCTGGAGAATACTTCACCGTAAAAGGTTTGGTATTTACTGATGGTTATGCACAAGGCCGTGTGGCGGTTCGTTTCAAAATCGGAAACAAAGTAGCCAAACACGTTCGCATGAGCGAGGTCGTGATCGACCACTACAACCCTGCTGACCGTTTCGAAAAAACTTCTTGGGTAGAACTTTACGGACAACACAACGAAATCGATCACTGTTACTTCGGTGGTAAATTGAATGCCGGTGTATTGATGGCCGTAAAATTGAACAACGCAGAATCGCGTGAAAACTACCACCATATTCACAACAACGTATTTGGTTCCCGTCCAAAATTGGGATCAAACGGTGGTGAGACTTTGCGTGTAGGTACTTCTACTTACTGTACCAAAACTTCAGGTACACAAATTGAAAACAACATCTTCGATCACTGTTCTGGTGAGGTAGAGGTTGTTTCGATCAAATCTTCTGACAACGTAATCAAAGGAAACCTTTTCCGTGGTTGTGAAGGTGTAATGACGATGCGTCATGGTGACCGCAACCAAGTGTTGGGTAACTATTTCATTGGTTTGGGTGAGTCTAACAACAGCGGTGGATTGCGTATCATCAACGGTAATCACTTGATCAAAGGCAACTACTTCCAAAATTTGGGTGGTCGTCGTTTCTTCGGCCCATTGGCGGTAATGAATGGGGTACCTAACTCATTGGCGAACCGTTACATCCGTGCTCACGATGTGAAAATCGAAGATAACCACGTATTCAATTGCCCTCACGTAGAATTGTGTGTTGGATCTGACCGCGAGCGTACACAAACGCCTGATCATATCCTTTTCAAAAACAACACTTTCTATAACCCTAACGAAGGAGATATCTTCACTAAATTGGATGATATTTCTGGCTTCACTTTCAAAGGAAACAAGTACGTGAATAACGGTTTCAAAGTGAAGGAAAAAGGCATGAAAGCCATTCCTGCTGATACTTACCACAAAACTAAAGAAGGTTTGTGGGCAAGCAAAAACTTTACGCCTGAGTTGCCTGTAAAAGACAACGAAGCGGGACCACAATGGTACACACCAATCTCTGACGCCATTGTTTTGACGGACAAGCACGTAAAAGTAGCTTCTTTTGATGAATTGACTTCAGCGATCAAAAATGCCGAAGACGGTGAAACCATCGAGATCACGGCTCCTGAAATTCACTTTGCTGATGGTATCCACTTGACGCACTTCGTAAACATCGTTTACAAAGGTGAAGGTCACTCAATGTTCCGTTATTTGGCGAATGCCAACCAAAAGCCATTCTTCACCATCGAGAACGGTGGTAGCCTTAAAGTTTCAGGCATTACCTTCAACGGTCGTTCAGATACAGGTATCGTAAAAGCGGGGATCAGTACGTCTACTTCTCCAATGATCAAACACTACTCATTGGATGTAACAGACTGTACATTCCAAAACTTCGACGGTTCCGACTTCTGTGCATTCCGCGCTTACACTTCTACTTTCGCTGATGAAATTACTTTCAAAAACTGTTTGTTCACTAACATCTCAGGTGTGGCGTTGAACATCAACGGTCAAACAGAGAAAAAAGGACGTTACAGCGCTGAAGAAGTAACCATCGAGAACTGTACTTTCGATAAAGTAATGACTGGTGCGATGGAAATTACACGTATGGGTAATGACGAATCAACGACTGGCCCTTCAGTGAAATTGAAAAACTGTGACTTCATCGAAACAGGTAATAAAGAGCTGGGTTCTGCCGTATTGTTGTGGGGTGTTCAGCAGTTGGATATCGACGGACTGTTCTTCTACAACTCTGGTGCTTCAGGACGTACAATCCGCTTCGAAGATCCATTGTGGGCAGTTTCTAAAATCGACAATATCTTATCGATCAACGCTGGACGTATCGAATCTTACTACAAACGTAAGGGCGAGCACGTTTACGAAGTGAACAAGAAAATGAACCGTGAGGAAGCGATGAAGTTGAAAACCAACAACGAATTCGGTGGTTCTTTCGGAACAAAATAA
- a CDS encoding YHYH protein, with product MKTFNAVLFTLIIGFLMACSDGANDVADIMDPDADQEIPAVYEKIYGASRLMLDGDFIVIKTTGMPDHKSVYYPTTSDLYEPFSGTTFEGYTFQKNPNTIASFDYTFRIPLNPEKADRHAPTPLGAIGVSLNGVPFFNQYAGPNQPLTDEYKSFDQYLGHPTGNGTFHYHVEPTYLTTVTAYKSALLGFLLDGFPVYGPEENGAAVENLDEFHGHSHVTADFPEGIYHYHVTNEAPYINGNGFYGQAGTVSQ from the coding sequence ATGAAAACTTTTAATGCCGTTCTGTTTACCCTTATTATAGGCTTTTTAATGGCCTGCTCTGATGGCGCAAATGATGTTGCTGATATTATGGATCCTGATGCCGATCAGGAAATTCCAGCAGTTTATGAGAAAATATATGGGGCTTCCCGACTGATGCTCGATGGCGACTTTATTGTGATCAAAACCACAGGAATGCCAGATCATAAAAGCGTTTATTATCCTACAACAAGTGATTTATATGAGCCCTTCAGTGGAACGACATTTGAGGGCTATACCTTTCAGAAAAATCCCAATACCATTGCTTCTTTTGATTATACTTTTCGAATTCCGCTGAATCCTGAAAAGGCCGACCGACATGCGCCTACACCTCTTGGTGCGATTGGGGTCTCGTTGAATGGGGTGCCATTTTTCAATCAGTATGCGGGACCAAATCAGCCTTTAACCGATGAATACAAAAGCTTTGACCAGTATTTGGGCCACCCGACTGGAAACGGGACTTTTCATTATCATGTAGAGCCCACTTACCTGACCACCGTAACGGCTTACAAATCTGCTTTGCTGGGCTTTTTGCTGGACGGTTTCCCTGTTTATGGGCCTGAGGAAAATGGTGCCGCCGTGGAGAACCTTGATGAGTTTCATGGGCATTCCCACGTAACGGCTGATTTCCCCGAAGGGATCTACCATTACCATGTGACCAATGAGGCACCTTACATCAACGGGAATGGGTTTTATGGTCAGGCAGGAACGGTCAGTCAGTAA